The following are encoded together in the Candidatus Hydrogenedentota bacterium genome:
- a CDS encoding TIM barrel protein produces MIELGMHTDNWRTLSGSFKKAAETAVKYGLEHLEFAAIHGQYFIQAMGYEPGISLQSNPRALKRYCDGMGLKISQIDGSYPFMGPDGSAFGVQYVQQSIRFAAELDCPMVDTVDGAFEIEGFTRDEIFRITCDNYRQVLGWAEDYRVVINVEPHGPYTNDIEFMQKLFKHFDSEWLRCNFDTGNTFIAGHDPLEYLKALRPYVSHCHIKDVSAGLAAAVRGEETGIACSEVPIGGGVNAENIKRCLEYLKETGWDGVVSLECHGADENIRDSVAFLRPLV; encoded by the coding sequence ATGATCGAGCTGGGCATGCACACGGACAACTGGCGCACCCTGAGCGGAAGCTTCAAGAAGGCGGCGGAGACCGCCGTCAAGTACGGCCTGGAGCATCTGGAGTTCGCGGCCATCCACGGCCAGTATTTCATCCAGGCCATGGGCTACGAGCCGGGCATCTCGCTCCAGTCCAACCCGCGCGCGCTGAAACGCTACTGCGACGGCATGGGCCTGAAAATCTCGCAGATAGACGGGTCCTACCCCTTCATGGGGCCCGACGGCTCGGCCTTCGGGGTGCAGTATGTGCAGCAGTCCATCCGCTTCGCCGCCGAGCTGGACTGCCCCATGGTGGACACCGTGGACGGCGCCTTCGAGATCGAGGGGTTCACCCGCGACGAGATATTCCGGATCACCTGCGACAACTACCGCCAGGTGCTGGGGTGGGCCGAGGACTACCGCGTCGTGATCAATGTCGAGCCCCACGGCCCCTACACCAACGACATTGAATTCATGCAAAAGCTCTTCAAGCACTTCGACTCCGAATGGCTCCGCTGCAACTTCGACACGGGCAACACGTTCATCGCGGGCCACGACCCGCTGGAGTACCTCAAGGCGCTCCGGCCCTACGTCTCCCACTGCCACATCAAGGACGTGAGCGCCGGGCTCGCCGCCGCCGTGCGCGGCGAGGAGACCGGCATCGCCTGCAGCGAGGTGCCCATCGGCGGCGGGGTGAACGCGGAGAACATCAAACGCTGCCTGGAATATCTGAAGGAGACCGGATGGGACGGCGTTGTCTCCCTCGAATGCCACGGCGCGGACGAGAACATCCGCGACAGCGTCGCGTTCCTCCGCCCCCTGGTCTGA